CACCCCGTTCGGCAACACCGTCGCGCTGGTCCTGATGGCCATCGTGATCGGCTGCGTGGTCGGCATCGCGTTCGGCGCCCTCTCCGCTGTGTGGCCGGGAAGCGTCCTGGACCGGGTGCTGTCGGGATTGATCTCGGTCGCTGTCTCGACACCCGGCTTCGTCATCGCGATCTTCCTCTCGCTGTTCGTCGGGATGTCGCTCGGCTGGTTCCCCTCGCTCGGCTACACGCCCATCGAAGATGGATTCGGCGATTTCCTCTATCACGCGTTCCTCCCGAGCCTCGCGTTGTCCTTCGGCTTCCTCGCGATGATCGGCCGCGTGACGCGGACATCCGTGCTCGCCGTTCGACGCGAGGACTGGGTGCGCACAGCAAGAGGCATGGGCCTGAGCCGCCCGCGCGTCTTCCGGCGGCACGTGTTCCGCAACGCGGTCAACCCGGTCATCACCGTGGCAGGCATCCAGCTGGGCGCCCTGCTCGGGGCGACGGTCCTCATCGAGGGCGTCTTCAACTGGCCGGGCATCGGCAGCACCCTGCTGAACGCCATCAACAGCCGCGACTATCCGCTCGTGCAGGGCATCGTCATCGTCTTCGCGTTGGTGTTCGTCGCCACGAGCCTTCTCGTCGACCTCATGTACCGCTTCCTTGACCCCCGAGTGGAGGACTGATCGCGATGAGTGCCTTCTTCCGTGCGCTGTGGCGCAGATCGAGCCCCGGTCTCTTCATCACCAGCGCTCTGACTTTCCTGCTGATCCTCCTCATCTTCATCTATCCCCTGCTGACCGACGTCGATCCGCTTGCGCAGGACATCGACAACGCCTTCGCAGCGGTCGGCACGCCCGGTCACCTTCTCGGCACGGACAATCTCGGGCGGGACACTCTCGTCCGCCTCGC
Above is a window of Microbacterium suwonense DNA encoding:
- a CDS encoding ABC transporter permease, coding for MGVVTVWGVITAVFLALHAVPGGPAAVMLQGGAGGGDVNPAAVAALERELGLDRPLLVQYGSYLLDILRGDLGTSIKYSSPVGEIIATPFGNTVALVLMAIVIGCVVGIAFGALSAVWPGSVLDRVLSGLISVAVSTPGFVIAIFLSLFVGMSLGWFPSLGYTPIEDGFGDFLYHAFLPSLALSFGFLAMIGRVTRTSVLAVRREDWVRTARGMGLSRPRVFRRHVFRNAVNPVITVAGIQLGALLGATVLIEGVFNWPGIGSTLLNAINSRDYPLVQGIVIVFALVFVATSLLVDLMYRFLDPRVED